A window of Clostridium botulinum BKT015925 contains these coding sequences:
- a CDS encoding S8 family serine peptidase: protein MKRKKILSLILTASILSSTLFTIGASAIELPEVTKINANMSSAKDITNVLKEWKTFNYKGEGMVISIIDSGIDYRHKDMKLTDPSKAKIKNKNLQGKGRYYTDKIPYGYNYADKNDNIIDTGSMHGMHVAGIVAANGKIDEVSKFEAIQGIAPEAQLLAMKVFSNDPDYPSCNDEDVVNAINDSVRLGADVINMSLGSDAGFVKMTEPIQNAVKQAENKGVVVVISAGNSSYSTSPKKVSGVVDTAIVGSPSTAKEALSVASFENTKLNQQALTYISNNKSKDIAYLTSEINPIDKLKSDYDIVNCGLGTKKDFQNNKVKGKIALVQRGENTFIEKKLNAQDAGAVGVIVFNKDNEKGYIGMATDPNVTIPAIFVTNEDGKELKNAISTGVKIKFSNKKIRIDNPNKNAMSDFSSWGPAPSLDFKPQITAPGGNILSTANDDKYKYMSGTSMAAPHTSGIMALVLQHLKTLQLNNLTPMQRVELAKNLVINTSMPQIDKDSKNSSLPYSPRKQGSGLIDALNSIKNNIVILSEDNQSTVALKQIDTNIKKFTLTFKNFGNTEKTYFPKDIYGVLTEEKDKIHETPLNGATISFDKNELVIPANGEAKLEVTLNIPNSSPKGLFVEGFLNFIPKSKDDVKLGIPYMGFYGNWDESPIIDKPIWEKESYLKTTGVYKISKKNNELLLGVSGKDEKTSTPIVNKDLITVSPNEDGISITPKIALLRNAKVLIVNVLDSKGNLVRTLSINKDASKNKWSQSPEDPLQDDNYKEMSPFKWDLTYYNSSKGIYETVPDGQYYFEIKSKVDFKDSKFQNIKLPIKVDSTAPELIYTSNTNSNTRNYKLKFKAKESLSGIKNFKVMLNGQYIKNKTDNYNLSLKPNAKGEYTVDLNLLEGNNKIVISSRDNAENVSNLSMDVHVNALTITSPTSDNSLPSGNFTLNYKSDETLNKETDHYNILVDGNIIAKNHKGLSYKFDNLTSWKHVITVEAYDNKNNKLASNSVNVVVENKNLYINFTGLKREGSFYKYPATIIKGDLSTKVKSFKIQGEEVRINSNLSFNKLINLKDGQNKVEVLATDNNGKDHKYALNLYCDLLSPDLILKENINNIITVDKSTKSYKLKCSIKDNNHGFKLFVNGNEINSTKDMYDKFGEYETDINLNEGINDVEIKAVDIAGNSTIKHLKIKR, encoded by the coding sequence ATGAAAAGAAAGAAAATTTTAAGTTTAATTCTTACAGCATCAATTCTGTCTTCAACTCTATTCACTATAGGGGCTAGTGCAATAGAATTACCTGAAGTTACAAAAATTAATGCAAATATGTCATCAGCAAAAGACATAACTAATGTACTAAAAGAATGGAAAACATTTAATTATAAGGGTGAAGGTATGGTAATTTCCATAATCGATAGTGGTATAGACTATAGACACAAAGATATGAAACTGACTGACCCTTCAAAAGCTAAAATAAAAAATAAAAATCTACAAGGTAAAGGTAGATACTATACAGATAAAATTCCTTATGGATATAACTATGCTGATAAAAATGATAATATCATAGACACCGGTAGTATGCATGGTATGCATGTTGCTGGTATAGTTGCTGCCAATGGTAAAATTGATGAAGTATCTAAGTTTGAAGCAATTCAAGGAATCGCTCCAGAAGCTCAACTGCTTGCTATGAAAGTATTCTCAAATGATCCAGATTACCCAAGTTGCAATGATGAAGATGTCGTAAATGCTATAAATGATTCTGTAAGACTTGGTGCAGATGTCATAAACATGAGTTTAGGCTCTGATGCTGGATTTGTAAAAATGACTGAACCTATTCAAAATGCTGTAAAACAAGCTGAAAATAAAGGTGTAGTAGTTGTAATATCAGCTGGCAACTCTAGTTATTCTACTTCACCAAAAAAAGTATCTGGAGTTGTTGATACTGCAATTGTTGGTTCTCCATCTACAGCAAAAGAAGCTCTTAGCGTAGCCTCTTTTGAAAATACCAAATTAAATCAACAAGCTTTAACATATATATCAAATAATAAAAGTAAAGATATAGCATATCTAACTTCAGAAATAAATCCTATAGATAAGTTAAAATCAGATTATGATATAGTCAATTGCGGTTTAGGTACAAAAAAAGACTTTCAAAATAACAAAGTTAAAGGTAAAATTGCCCTTGTTCAAAGAGGTGAAAATACATTTATTGAAAAAAAATTAAATGCTCAAGATGCCGGTGCAGTAGGAGTTATTGTATTTAATAAAGACAATGAAAAAGGTTATATTGGTATGGCTACAGACCCTAACGTTACAATTCCCGCTATATTTGTAACTAATGAAGATGGTAAAGAACTTAAAAATGCTATATCTACAGGAGTAAAAATTAAATTTAGTAATAAAAAAATTCGTATAGATAACCCTAACAAAAATGCTATGTCTGATTTTTCATCTTGGGGACCTGCTCCGAGTCTTGATTTCAAACCTCAAATCACAGCTCCAGGTGGAAATATATTATCAACAGCTAATGATGATAAATATAAATATATGTCTGGTACCTCTATGGCAGCTCCACATACTTCTGGAATCATGGCATTAGTATTGCAACATCTAAAAACATTGCAATTAAACAATTTAACTCCTATGCAAAGAGTAGAACTTGCAAAAAATCTTGTAATAAATACATCAATGCCTCAAATTGATAAAGACTCTAAAAATAGTTCTCTTCCCTACTCTCCTAGAAAACAAGGGTCAGGACTTATAGATGCTCTAAATAGTATAAAAAATAACATAGTAATATTAAGTGAAGACAATCAATCCACTGTAGCATTAAAGCAAATTGATACTAACATTAAAAAATTTACTTTAACTTTTAAAAATTTTGGTAATACGGAAAAAACTTATTTTCCTAAAGATATATATGGTGTGCTTACTGAAGAAAAAGATAAAATACATGAAACACCTTTAAATGGGGCTACAATTTCTTTTGATAAAAATGAATTAGTAATTCCAGCAAATGGTGAAGCAAAGCTAGAAGTTACCTTAAATATCCCTAATTCTTCTCCTAAAGGATTATTTGTAGAAGGTTTCTTAAACTTTATTCCTAAATCCAAAGACGATGTTAAACTAGGAATTCCTTACATGGGTTTCTATGGAAATTGGGATGAATCCCCTATTATAGATAAGCCTATTTGGGAAAAAGAATCATACTTAAAAACAACTGGTGTTTATAAAATTTCTAAGAAAAATAATGAACTTTTATTAGGAGTGAGTGGCAAAGATGAGAAAACATCAACTCCAATAGTTAATAAAGATTTAATTACGGTAAGTCCAAATGAAGATGGTATTAGTATTACACCTAAAATAGCATTACTTAGAAATGCCAAAGTATTAATTGTTAATGTTTTGGATAGCAAAGGAAATTTAGTTAGAACTTTAAGTATAAATAAAGACGCAAGTAAAAATAAGTGGTCACAGTCTCCTGAAGATCCATTACAAGATGATAATTATAAAGAAATGTCTCCATTTAAATGGGATTTAACTTATTACAACTCATCTAAAGGTATTTATGAAACTGTTCCTGATGGACAATATTATTTTGAAATAAAATCTAAAGTTGACTTTAAAGATTCTAAATTTCAAAATATTAAGCTCCCTATAAAAGTAGATTCTACTGCACCAGAGTTAATATATACATCTAATACAAATAGCAATACTAGAAATTATAAGCTCAAATTTAAGGCAAAAGAATCTTTATCAGGAATCAAAAACTTTAAAGTTATGCTAAATGGACAATATATTAAAAATAAAACAGACAACTATAACCTAAGTTTAAAACCTAATGCTAAGGGCGAATATACTGTTGATTTAAACCTTCTAGAAGGAAACAACAAAATAGTTATCTCAAGTAGAGATAATGCAGAAAACGTAAGTAATCTATCAATGGATGTTCATGTTAATGCCCTTACAATAACTTCACCTACTTCTGATAATTCACTACCTTCTGGAAATTTTACTTTAAATTATAAAAGTGATGAAACCCTTAATAAAGAAACTGATCATTACAATATATTAGTAGATGGTAATATTATCGCAAAAAATCATAAAGGATTATCTTATAAATTTGATAATTTAACTTCTTGGAAACATGTTATAACTGTAGAAGCTTATGATAATAAAAATAACAAACTAGCATCAAATTCTGTTAATGTAGTTGTTGAAAATAAAAATTTATATATAAATTTTACAGGATTAAAAAGAGAAGGATCTTTTTATAAATACCCTGCTACTATAATAAAAGGTGATTTATCTACTAAAGTTAAATCTTTTAAAATTCAAGGTGAAGAAGTAAGGATAAATAGTAACTTATCTTTTAATAAGCTTATTAATTTAAAAGATGGTCAAAATAAAGTTGAAGTATTAGCTACAGATAATAATGGCAAAGATCACAAATATGCTTTAAACCTTTATTGTGATTTACTATCTCCTGATTTAATACTTAAAGAAAATATTAATAATATTATAACTGTAGATAAATCAACTAAGTCATATAAACTTAAATGTAGCATTAAAGATAATAATCACGGATTTAAATTATTTGTAAATGGAAATGAAATAAACTCAACCAAAGATATGTATGATAAATTTGGAGAATATGAAACAGATATTAATTTAAATGAAGGAATAAACGATGTAGAAATAAAAGCTGTAGATATTGCAGGAAATTCAACAATAAAACATTTAAAAATTAAGCGTTAA
- a CDS encoding methyl-accepting chemotaxis protein, translated as MKHKMKSLYKEIIFMVVIAMLVPLLLVMGTSYYAIAKDEKESFEEIANNNIKAVTESIKDINDTSMESINMLSEDSNAKGILENSNNEVWIRSHLKAFLNSHKGVDAAYFGLKTGKLIVEPEQKINNNYDLIKTDWYKKAIDNPNNVILTDPYIANQKDKDTDKQYEVTYAKTVKDASGNMVGVMGLDIKLGHINEVIKDIKMGENGYLMVLDKNGTIMADRLESRIGQNDKKILNILNSKGDIFQQEIKGEKWIIFKRTEKNTGYITVGLIPKKELIETIVDASVVNILIAIATIAIAIFVSSKLVKRKLINPIKYIVNILNEFSNGNFSNSIEKRPGLTREMEDIMDAINLTRDGVVKIVEHIKDASKQLKDSSTSLLSITEQSSSVGDQVAKAIQQIADGSVHQSEKLNESVQLTESLGNIVDISLKNSNEMMNASNEVRNASNEGNTLIKDLREVYRESENANLEVVRKVRILGEKSKEIENITESIKNITEQTNLLALNASIEAARAGDAGKGFAVVAEEVRKLAEESSNSAIKIKNVIDEVKSSINEVFDTLDKAMQLSNKTGENVSVTKENFSKIKESIQTLQNNINDVSVALNNIKEHKDSVALNISDVSAVSQEAAATSEEVSASSEEQASGLQEIVLSSEELNSLSEKLQEIICKFEI; from the coding sequence ATGAAACATAAGATGAAGAGTTTATACAAAGAAATAATATTTATGGTAGTTATAGCAATGTTGGTACCGTTACTATTAGTAATGGGTACTAGTTATTATGCTATAGCAAAAGATGAAAAAGAAAGTTTTGAAGAAATAGCAAATAACAATATAAAAGCAGTTACAGAGTCTATAAAAGATATAAATGATACTAGTATGGAATCTATAAATATGCTATCAGAAGATAGTAACGCAAAGGGAATATTAGAGAATTCTAATAATGAAGTATGGATAAGAAGTCATTTAAAAGCATTTCTAAATTCGCATAAGGGAGTAGATGCAGCATATTTTGGGCTTAAAACAGGAAAATTAATTGTAGAACCTGAGCAAAAGATAAATAATAATTATGATTTAATTAAAACAGATTGGTATAAAAAAGCAATAGATAATCCTAATAATGTTATATTGACGGATCCATATATTGCAAATCAAAAAGATAAAGATACAGATAAACAATATGAAGTTACATATGCAAAGACCGTAAAAGATGCTTCAGGAAATATGGTTGGAGTAATGGGGTTGGATATAAAATTAGGACATATAAATGAAGTTATTAAAGATATAAAAATGGGTGAAAATGGGTATCTGATGGTTTTAGATAAGAATGGTACTATAATGGCGGATAGACTTGAAAGTAGAATTGGTCAAAATGATAAAAAAATATTAAATATTTTAAATTCTAAGGGTGATATTTTTCAACAAGAGATTAAAGGGGAAAAATGGATAATATTCAAGAGAACTGAAAAAAATACAGGCTATATTACTGTAGGGTTAATACCTAAAAAAGAGTTGATAGAAACAATAGTAGATGCATCTGTTGTAAATATATTAATAGCTATTGCAACTATAGCTATTGCTATATTTGTATCATCTAAACTTGTTAAAAGAAAACTTATAAATCCTATAAAATATATTGTTAATATATTAAATGAATTTAGTAATGGTAACTTTAGTAATAGTATAGAGAAAAGACCTGGATTAACTAGAGAAATGGAAGATATAATGGATGCCATAAATTTGACTAGAGATGGTGTAGTAAAGATTGTAGAGCATATAAAAGATGCATCAAAACAACTAAAAGATAGTTCAACTTCTCTGTTATCAATAACAGAACAATCTAGTAGTGTAGGTGATCAAGTTGCAAAGGCCATTCAACAAATAGCTGATGGATCAGTTCATCAATCTGAAAAATTAAATGAAAGCGTTCAGTTAACAGAATCACTAGGAAATATAGTTGATATTTCATTGAAAAATTCTAATGAAATGATGAATGCATCAAATGAAGTTAGAAATGCAAGTAATGAGGGAAATACTTTAATAAAAGACTTAAGAGAAGTTTATCGTGAAAGTGAAAATGCTAATTTAGAAGTGGTAAGAAAAGTTAGGATTTTAGGTGAAAAGTCAAAAGAGATAGAAAATATTACAGAATCAATAAAAAACATAACAGAACAAACAAATTTATTAGCTTTGAATGCATCTATTGAAGCGGCAAGAGCTGGTGATGCTGGTAAGGGATTTGCGGTAGTGGCGGAAGAGGTTAGAAAGCTTGCTGAGGAATCTTCCAATTCTGCAATAAAGATAAAAAATGTAATAGATGAAGTAAAATCTAGTATAAATGAAGTTTTTGATACATTAGATAAGGCTATGCAATTAAGTAATAAAACAGGAGAAAATGTAAGTGTTACAAAAGAGAATTTTAGTAAAATAAAAGAATCAATACAAACACTTCAAAATAATATAAATGATGTAAGTGTTGCTTTAAATAATATAAAGGAACATAAAGATAGTGTAGCATTGAATATATCTGATGTATCAGCAGTATCACAAGAAGCGGCAGCGACGTCAGAAGAGGTAAGTGCATCTTCTGAAGAACAAGCATCTGGATTACAAGAAATAGTATTATCATCAGAAGAATTAAATAGTCTTTCAGAAAAATTACAAGAAATAATATGTAAATTTGAAATATAA
- a CDS encoding trypsin-like serine protease produces the protein MVIFVYCNCYNNTSVDSKISYICLNEYHYFFNKSNVVGIGLGYKIINGFSTLEKCIGVFVTKKLPENELTAQNKIPKTYKGIKTDIIQSNIVIASSLTNKVRPVICGYNIGSSINDETGTLGCLVTDGKYNYILTNYHVITNKENPPIGTPILQPGLSYKGKLPDDTIATLAKYIPVKFATSPQHRPANLVDCAIGNLSNHSSVSPKIALLGLPNGVSSPTLGQNVQKTGCESEKTTGKITYISVSILANMSGKQALFKNQIVTTLMSQDGDSGAILFDNHMNALGLLIGADDSHTVYNSITDVLNNLNVKIVTA, from the coding sequence GTATCACTATTTTTTTAATAAATCTAACGTCGTAGGTATCGGTCTAGGCTATAAAATAATAAACGGATTTTCAACTTTAGAAAAATGTATAGGAGTTTTTGTAACTAAAAAACTTCCTGAAAATGAACTAACTGCTCAAAATAAAATTCCTAAAACTTATAAAGGAATAAAAACTGACATTATACAAAGTAACATCGTAATAGCTTCTTCTCTTACAAATAAAGTTCGTCCAGTAATTTGTGGATATAATATAGGTTCATCAATTAATGATGAAACTGGGACTTTAGGTTGCCTAGTAACTGATGGAAAATATAATTATATATTAACTAACTATCATGTAATTACTAATAAAGAAAATCCACCCATAGGAACCCCTATATTACAACCTGGTCTTTCTTACAAAGGAAAGCTTCCTGATGATACAATTGCAACTTTAGCAAAATATATTCCTGTAAAATTTGCGACCTCACCTCAACATCGTCCTGCAAATCTTGTAGATTGTGCTATAGGAAACTTATCTAATCATTCCTCAGTTTCACCTAAAATTGCTCTTCTTGGACTTCCTAATGGTGTATCTTCTCCAACTCTTGGACAAAACGTTCAAAAAACAGGCTGTGAAAGTGAAAAAACTACTGGTAAGATAACTTATATTTCAGTAAGTATACTTGCAAATATGTCAGGAAAACAAGCTTTATTTAAAAATCAAATAGTCACAACTTTAATGTCACAAGATGGAGATTCCGGCGCTATATTATTTGATAATCACATGAATGCTTTAGGTCTTTTAATAGGCGCTGACGATTCTCATACCGTTTATAACTCTATAACAGATGTTCTAAATAATCTTAACGTTAAAATTGTAACTGCGTAA
- a CDS encoding cation:proton antiporter yields MESTTVILTEKLLKLLILVILSGIISAKVSQKIKLPDVVLFILSGVILGPHVLNLINIDKYPLGNQLILTIGAAYILYDGGREIELKVFNKVKVSVLILATVGVVISTTITGFFASKIFHLNIMYALLVGAVIASTDPSVLVPLFKNMNISSKLKQTIISESAFNDAAGAIITFSIIGALSGQAVSVGASLLQLLKSAGGGILVGAIIGYICTKLISEGRWGYLQEFSSESSLVAVLSSYIISEHFGFSGFMSVFILGMLCGNKKMLNCTVPEQYYITNSRFKEVLTIILRMMIFVLLGTHIQFTILGQYWKGSLLVVLILIFVSRPISVILSVMFDRKAKWTFREILYLMWIRETGVIPAALAGMLVSIKFPHSDIISSVTFSTIIITLTLQASTSKLLARVLKLEK; encoded by the coding sequence ATGGAATCAACTACTGTAATATTAACAGAAAAACTATTAAAGCTTTTAATCCTAGTTATTTTATCAGGGATTATTAGTGCTAAAGTAAGTCAAAAAATCAAACTTCCCGATGTAGTATTATTTATATTATCAGGTGTAATACTAGGTCCTCATGTCCTTAACTTAATTAATATAGACAAATACCCTTTGGGAAACCAATTGATTTTAACTATCGGAGCTGCTTATATTCTATATGATGGTGGTAGAGAAATCGAATTAAAGGTTTTCAATAAGGTTAAAGTATCTGTACTTATTCTTGCCACAGTAGGAGTTGTAATATCTACTACAATAACTGGTTTCTTTGCATCTAAAATATTTCATTTAAATATAATGTATGCACTTTTAGTAGGTGCTGTAATAGCTTCAACAGATCCTTCTGTTTTAGTTCCTCTATTTAAAAATATGAATATCAGTAGCAAACTTAAACAAACTATAATCTCTGAATCAGCTTTTAATGATGCTGCTGGAGCAATTATTACTTTTTCTATTATTGGTGCTTTAAGTGGCCAGGCTGTTTCTGTTGGTGCTAGTTTATTACAATTACTAAAGTCTGCTGGTGGTGGAATTTTAGTAGGTGCAATTATAGGATATATCTGTACTAAACTTATTTCCGAAGGAAGATGGGGTTATCTTCAAGAGTTTTCTTCTGAATCTTCGCTAGTAGCTGTTTTAAGTTCATACATTATCTCTGAACATTTTGGTTTCAGTGGATTTATGTCTGTATTTATATTAGGAATGCTATGTGGAAATAAGAAAATGTTAAACTGTACTGTTCCAGAACAATATTACATTACCAATAGTAGATTTAAAGAAGTATTAACAATAATACTAAGAATGATGATATTTGTACTACTAGGAACACATATTCAATTCACTATTTTAGGACAATATTGGAAAGGATCTTTACTAGTTGTTTTAATTCTTATATTTGTTTCTAGACCTATTTCAGTTATCCTATCAGTTATGTTTGATAGAAAAGCTAAATGGACTTTTAGAGAAATACTATATCTTATGTGGATTCGTGAAACTGGAGTAATCCCTGCTGCATTAGCCGGAATGCTTGTTTCAATCAAATTCCCTCATTCAGATATAATATCTTCTGTAACATTTAGTACTATAATAATAACTTTAACATTACAAGCTAGTACATCTAAGCTATTAGCTAGAGTATTAAAACTAGAAAAATAA
- a CDS encoding trypsin-like peptidase domain-containing protein codes for MNNNYYNKCNCVCNCNLPCSLEQQIRYICKNEYDFFLNKPNVQAVGLGLNVVNGVCTFQKCIKVFLSKKLPENSLPPSALVPPIYKGIITDTIESGTFSSSQLTSRVRPVLEGYSIGPAAQNTAGTFGCLVKDLNDHSINLLSCNHVLARLGLVPIGAPILQPGLLDGGNIHTDVIATLSRFIPIKFKGLISSPTNLADAAIAKVSNPSLVSNKLAILKTPLRGVAEPSLGEHVFKIGRTTGSTEGFIVATDVSQLETYPKGKALFKHQIITSNPSDPGDSGAILFDEHFNALGLLFMTTDKKNFTSFNLISDVLKLLNVSLITSN; via the coding sequence ATGAATAATAATTATTATAATAAATGTAATTGCGTATGTAATTGTAATTTACCATGTTCACTGGAACAACAAATACGTTATATATGTAAAAATGAATATGATTTCTTTTTAAACAAGCCCAATGTCCAAGCTGTAGGACTAGGTTTAAATGTTGTTAATGGAGTTTGTACTTTTCAAAAATGTATAAAAGTATTTTTATCAAAAAAACTCCCTGAAAATTCTTTACCTCCAAGCGCTTTAGTTCCTCCAATTTATAAAGGTATAATAACTGATACAATAGAATCTGGTACCTTTTCATCTTCTCAACTAACATCAAGAGTACGTCCTGTTCTTGAAGGATATAGTATTGGTCCTGCAGCTCAAAATACAGCTGGAACTTTTGGATGCCTAGTTAAAGACTTAAATGATCATTCCATAAATCTTTTAAGTTGTAATCATGTTTTGGCTAGACTTGGTTTAGTACCTATAGGTGCTCCTATATTACAACCAGGATTACTTGACGGAGGAAATATTCATACTGATGTAATTGCCACTCTTTCAAGATTTATTCCTATAAAATTTAAAGGTTTAATTAGCAGTCCTACCAATCTTGCAGATGCGGCAATAGCTAAAGTCTCCAATCCTTCTCTTGTATCTAATAAACTTGCTATTCTTAAAACCCCTCTTAGAGGTGTAGCTGAACCAAGTTTAGGAGAGCATGTATTTAAAATTGGTAGAACTACTGGGTCTACTGAAGGTTTTATAGTTGCTACGGATGTTAGTCAACTTGAAACCTATCCAAAAGGCAAGGCACTATTTAAACATCAAATAATAACTAGTAATCCAAGTGACCCTGGCGATTCTGGTGCCATTTTATTTGATGAACACTTTAATGCTTTGGGACTTCTTTTCATGACTACTGATAAGAAAAACTTTACTAGCTTTAATCTAATTTCTGATGTATTAAAATTATTAAACGTATCACTTATAACATCTAATTAA